A section of the Pseudorasbora parva isolate DD20220531a chromosome 2, ASM2467924v1, whole genome shotgun sequence genome encodes:
- the LOC137089575 gene encoding 5-hydroxytryptamine receptor 3A-like produces MESIPFERANANIILSIETNFGAKESPYVRLKHNGHIFSSDVLSLTTACKMDLYRFPFDTQSCNITLQSTVYSNHHLVIKPLRDSDQATLENKELIQTQGEWELLSINISEAETTILRISMDQQIYQITIKRRPLLYFFNIILPVFFFLVLDVISFFTDSRGADKLSFKITLLLSISVMLLILNDTLPSTSDKIPLIGIYCSGIFCLIAISVMETVFVNFLMAKGAETRPAVDTTAAVGGQDDSERDLRRPPDSVQNEMQKSFCWTRVARIVDVAFLVLYLITITLFMSVLGKRWIPEMF; encoded by the exons ATGGAATCCATACCGTTCGAGCGAGCGAACGCTAACATCATCCTCAG CATCGAGACAAACTTTGGAGCAAAGGAGTCTCCATATGTGCGGTTGAAACATAATGGCCATATATTCTCATCTGATGTTTTATCTCTGACCACGGCCTGTAAGATGGATCTCTACAGGTTTCCCTTCGACACCCAAAGCTGCAATATAACACTTCAGTCTACAGTGTATTCAA ATCACCATCTTGTAATTAAACCATTGAGAGATTCAGATCAGGCTACACTCGAAAACAAGGAATTAATTCAGACCCAGGGAGAGTGGGAACTCCTCAGTATAAATATCTCTGAAGCAGAAACCACCATTTTGAGGATTAGTATGGATCAGCAGATATATCAG ATCACCATCAAGAGGAGACCTCTATTGTATTTCTTCAATATTATCCTACCAGTATTTTTCTTCCTCGTGCTGGATGTGATCTCCTTCTTCACTGACTCTAGGGGAGCAGACAAGCTGAGCTTTAAAATTACTTTGCTCTTGTCTATTTCTGTGATGCTGCTGATTCTTAATGACACACTGCCCTCTACGTCTGATAAAATCCCTCTGATAG GGATATACTGCAGTGGGATTTTCTGTCTCATTGCCATCAGCGTTATGGAGACCGTCTTTGTGAATTTTCTGATGGCTAAAGGAGCTGAGACCAGACCAGCAGTGGACACTACAGCTGCTGTAGGAGGCCAAGATG ACAGCGAGAGAGACCTGCGGAGGCCTCCAGACTCAGTTCAAAATGAGATGCAGAAATCCTTCTGCTGGACCAGAGTGGCAAGAATCGTAGATGTGGCTTTCTTGGTTCTTTACTTAATAACTATTACTCTGTTTATGTCTGTGCTTGGGAAGCGTTGGATTCCAGAGATGTTTTAA